TCGGCGAGCGGGTGAAGGTGAAGGTGCTCAAGATCGAGACCGGTAAGGACGGCAAGCCGCGCATCGCGCTCTCGATCAAGGCGGTGTCGCCCGACCCGTGGGAAGGCGTCACGGAGCGCTTCAAGCCCGGCGAACGCGTCAGCGGAACGGTCGTGCGTCTGACCGATTTCGGAGCGTTCATCGCGCTCGCTCCCGGAATCGACGGACTCGTCCACGTCTCCGAGGTCGCGTCGCACCGCATCGCGACGGTCAAGGACGCGCTCAAGCGCCACCAGGCGGTCGAGGCCATCGTGCTGTCGGTGGACGCCGACAAGCGCCGCATCGCCCTGTCGGTCCGGCAGGCGCTCGAAGCCTCGCTGCCCCCCGCGCGCACGCCGCAGATTGGAGAGACCGTCGAAGGTCGCGTCGGCAACGTGGTCGCCTTCGGGGTGTTCGTGGACCTGCCGGAGTTCGGCCCTCGCGCGAGCGGTCTGCTGCCGCGTGAGCTGAGCGGTCACGCCGGCGAGGCGGAGATGAAGGAGCAGTTCAAGATCGGCCAGCCCGTGCGCGTCGAAGTGATCGAACTGCGCGAGGGCAAGATCCGCCTCGGCCTCGAAGGCGGGCCGCGCCCCGAGCCGCGCGCCCCGCGCGCTCCACGCGCCGAACGCGAAGGCGGCGGGCGAAGCGGACGGGGCGAGCGTGGCGGACGGGAGAGGAGCGACCGGCCGCGGCGCGAAGGTCCCGGGCGCGGAGCCCGGGAGGAGCGCCCGAACATCGTGTCCTCGACCGTTCCGGCCAACGAGCCGACCACCATGGCGCTCGCGCTGCGCAAGGCGATGGAGGACGCCCGGCGCAAGGCGGAGGGTCAGGGCCGGTAGGTCCGATCGTTTCCGAAGGGTGCCTGCGGGGCCCGCGAACGCCGTCGTTCGCGGGCCCCGCGCCGTTCATGCGGCGGAGCCGCGCCCCTCGATGACGGTGAAGCTCCGGCGGCCGCGTCGCAGTCG
The window above is part of the Candidatus Eisenbacteria bacterium genome. Proteins encoded here:
- a CDS encoding S1 RNA-binding domain-containing protein, producing the protein MTTNENPTPPETTPPDTEGDFEASSAEFAKALQEFERRQSGAESVPMAETQPAVGERLSARVVSVGESHVLLDYGGRSEGVAETPQFRNEDGSMGIIPGDQLELYVVESGEQVVLAKAATPSKAGGARAERVAALAALRETIDAGVPVTGKVTGTNSGGLVVDVGGVRAFCPVSQIENGFCADPGVYVGQTLEFLVASVEEGRGSAVLSRRKLLRRSEEASGRQLLSELKPGDEREAVVRRLEPFGAFVGLGGVDGLVHVSEIRHERTNHPKEALKVGERVKVKVLKIETGKDGKPRIALSIKAVSPDPWEGVTERFKPGERVSGTVVRLTDFGAFIALAPGIDGLVHVSEVASHRIATVKDALKRHQAVEAIVLSVDADKRRIALSVRQALEASLPPARTPQIGETVEGRVGNVVAFGVFVDLPEFGPRASGLLPRELSGHAGEAEMKEQFKIGQPVRVEVIELREGKIRLGLEGGPRPEPRAPRAPRAEREGGGRSGRGERGGRERSDRPRREGPGRGAREERPNIVSSTVPANEPTTMALALRKAMEDARRKAEGQGR